From Camelina sativa cultivar DH55 chromosome 7, Cs, whole genome shotgun sequence, one genomic window encodes:
- the LOC104701762 gene encoding pentatricopeptide repeat-containing protein At1g71060, mitochondrial-like, whose protein sequence is MVFSRFFHFAGVNLSRRVYFLRNSSSSSPSLSLASIHKASNLTLYGSIHASSVETPDDVSQDADKICKTLTKFSDSSVEVLLNEASVKLSSGLIEEVLKKLSNAGVLALSVFKWAENQKGFKHTTSSYNALIESLGKIKQFKLIWSLVDDMKQRKLLSKDTFALISRRYARARKVKEAINAFHKMEEYGFKMESSDFNRMLDTLSKSRNVGDAQKVFDKIKKKRFEPDIKSYTILLEGWGQELNLLRVNEVYGEMRDEGFEPDVVTYGIIINAHCKAKKYDEAVRFFNEMEQRNCKPSPHIFCSLINGLGSERKLNDALEFFERSKSSGFPLEAPTYNALVGAYCWSQRMEDAFKTVEEMRLKGIGPNARTYDIILHHLTRKQRTKEAYEVYKKMSCEPTVSTYEIMVRMFCNEERLDMAIKIWDEMKGKGVLPGMHMFSSLITAMCHENKLDEACEYFNEMLDMGIRPPGQMFSRLKQTLLDEGRKDKVVDLAVKMGRLRKTQLVG, encoded by the coding sequence ATGGTCTTCTCTCGTTTCTTCCACTTCGCTGGAGTGAATCTCTCTCGCCGTGTCTACTTCTTaagaaactcttcttcttcgtcaccGAGCTTGAGTCTCGCATCGATTCAtaaagcttcaaacttgacgCTTTACGGATCAATTCACGCCTCTTCTGTTGAAACCCCTGATGATGTTTCACAAGACGCCGATAAAATCTGCAAGACTCTGACCAAATTCTCTGATTCAAGCGTTGAAGTTTTACTGAACGAAGCTTCTGTTAAGCTTTCGTCGGGACTGATCGAAGAAGTGCTGAAGAAGCTGAGCAACGCTGGGGTATTAGCTTTGTCTGTATTCAAATGGGCAGAGAATCAAAAGGGTTTCAAGCACACTACTTCGAGCTACAACGCATTGATCGAATCATTAGGTAAGATCAAACAATTCAAACTAATTTGGTCTTTAGTAGACgatatgaaacagaggaagcttCTGAGTAAAGACACGTTTGCGTTAATCTCTAGACGTTACGCTAGAGCTAGGAAGGTTAAAGAAGCTATAAATGCGTTTCATAAGATGGAAGAGTATGGGTTTAAGATGGAATCAAGTGATTTCAATCGAATGCTTGATACTTTGAGCAAATCTAGAAACGTTGGGGATGCACAGAAGGTGTtcgataaaattaaaaagaaaaggtttgagCCTGATATTAAGTCGTATACTATTTTACTTGAAGGTTGGGGTCAGGAGTTGAATCTTTTGAGAGTTAATGAGGTTTATGGAGAGATGAGAGATGAAGGTTTTGAACCTGACGTTGTTACTTACGGTATCATTATCAATGCGCATTGCAAGGCAAAGAAGTATGATGAAGCTGTTAGGTTTTTCAATGAGATGGAACAGAGGAATTGTAAGCCAAGTCCTCACATTTTTTGTAGTTTGATCAATGGGCTTGGCTCTGAGAGGAAGTTGAATGATGCTCTTGAGTTTTTCGAGAGATCAAAGAGTTCAGGGTTTCCCCTTGAAGCTCCTACTTACAATGCACTAGTTGGAGCTTATTGCTGGTCACAGCGAATGGAAGATGCATTCAAAACCGTGGAAGAGATGAGGTTGAAAGGGATTGGTCCAAATGCTCGAACTTATGATATAATTCTTCATCATTTGACTCGAAAGCAGCGGACCAAAGAAGCCTATGAAGTTTACAAGAAGATGAGTTGTGAACCGACTGTGAGTACTTATGAGATCATGGTGAGGATGTTCTGCAACGAAGAGAGATTGGATATGGCGATTAAAATTTGGGATGAGATGAAAGGAAAAGGTGTTCTTCCGGGAATGCATATGTTCTCGAGTTTGATCACAGCTATGTGCCATGAGAATAAGTTAGACGAAGCTTGTGAGTATTTCAATGAGATGTTGGATATGGGTATCAGGCCACCGGGACAAATGTTTAGCCGTCTTAAACAAACGCTTCTGGATGAAGGCCGTAAAGATAAAGTTGTGGATTTGGCTGTGAAGATGGGTAGGCTGAGGAAAACACAACTTGTTGGCTGA
- the LOC104701763 gene encoding beta-glucuronosyltransferase GlcAT14A, with protein MGAEKKWLFTLFSVVFLSVFLLLLYSISAFTSKPFPSSIRHGPHYPPAFAYYITGGRGDNDRIFRLLLAVYHPRNRYLLHLGAEATDAERLALLSDLKSVPAVNAFGNVDVLGKVDRLSDNGASKTAATLHAVSILLKLDRTWNWFIELSALDYPLITQDDLSHVFASVNRSLNFIDHTSDLAWKESQRIKPIVVDPALYLARRTQLFTATEKRPTPDAFKVFTGSPWIVLSRSFLEYCIFGWDNLPRTLLMYFNNVILSEECYFHTVICNAPEFSNTTVNGDLRYMIWDSPPKMEPHFLSVSDFDQMAQSGAAFARQFKKDDPVLDMVDREILKRGRYRVTPGAWCSSHSSWWTDPCSEWDEVNIVKAGPQAKKLDETITNFLDDLNSQSNQCK; from the exons atggGGGCTGAAAAGAAATGGcttttcactctcttctctGTAGTGTTCCTCTCAGTGTTCCTTCTGTTACTCTACTCAATCTCTGCTTTCACTTCTAAACCATTCCCTTCATCAATCCGTCACGGACCTCATTACCCACCTGCTTTTGCTTATTACATAACCGGTGGTCGTGGTGATAATGACCGGATCTTTAGGTTATTGCTCGCGGTTTATCATCCTAGGAACCGGTACCTTCTCCATCTCGGTGCTGAAGCTACTGATGCTGAGAGGCTAGCTCTTCTCTCTGATTTGAAATCTGTGCCTGCTGTCAATGCCTTTGGGAATGTTGATGTTTTGGGGAAAGTTGATCGTTTGTCTGATAATGGTGCTTCTAAGACTGCTGCTACTCTTCACGCTGTTTCTATTCTTCTTAAGCTTGATCGTACTTGGAATTGGTTTATTGAGCTTAGTGCCTTGGATTATCCTCTCATTACTCAAGATg ACTTGTCTCATGTGTTCGCCTCGGTGAACAGAAGCCTCAATTTCATTGATCACACTAGTGACCTTGCTTGGAAAGA ATCACAGAGAATCAAGCCTATTGTTGTTGATCCAGCACTTTACTTAGCTAGAAGAACTCAGCTTTTCACAGCTACCGAGAAACGACCAACACCAGATGCATTCAAAGTCTTTACAG GATCTCCTTGGATTGTACTAAGCAGATCTTTCCTAGAATACTGCATCTTCGGTTGGGACAATTTACCAAGAACCCTCCTCATGTATTTTAACAACGTCATCCTCTCTGAAGAATGCTACTTCCACACCGTGATCTGCAACGCGCCAGAGTTCAGTAACACGACAGTCAACGGGGACTTACGGTACATGATATGGGACAGTCCACCAAAGATGGAACCACATTTCCTCAGCGTCTCTGATTTCGATCAAATGGCTCAAAGCGGAGCGGCTTTCGCCCGGCAGTTCAAGAAAGACGATCCAGTACTCGACATGGTCGATAGAGAGATACTAAAACGCGGACGTTACCGAGTCACACCTGGCGCTTGGTGCTCGAGCCACAGTAGCTGGTGGACAGATCCTTGCTCGGAATGGGATGAAGTCAACATTGTTAAAGCTGGACCTCAAGCTAAGAAGCTAGACGAAACAATAACGAATTTTCTTGATGATTTGAATTCACAATCCAACCAATGCAAGTGA
- the LOC104701764 gene encoding ELL-associated factor 2-like → MSNHSSDEPSTAPKTDQWYDLVLGSSAKDDSSHKFCTLRYEFKPASIDKNRSGTLHKKKDNRVSVAFQNNQPGRPKVTFEGSSEDYKENDAVLFFDGEKFRLERMHRAVKQLRHVRTPGESAAASQAAASVEHRLSPVGRAARSPQVNRSLRPDVAVEVERIEIGKSENSVEPAVAGNVSAISPVEDKNDDGDEHREIDFVEIFGSFTPENDNAEKENADGGEYVENLNKQLSITEEEIADVDDDSGGEGEKGLNAAEALRAQVNQEQKGQTSSSSSSSGSSSGSDSDGRSKSVSSGSGSGGQSSSGSSSRGSGGSDDEDEVNSV, encoded by the exons ATGTCGAATCACTCCAGTGATGAGCCTAGTACCGCTCCGAAGACAGATCAATGGTATGATCTTGTCTTGGGTTCCTCTGCCAAAGATGATTCATCTCATAAGTTCTGCACTTTGCGAT ATGAATTCAAGCCTGCTTCAATTGACAAGAACAGGTCAGGGACTTTGCACAAGAAGAAGGATAACAGAGTTTCAGTTGCGTTTCAGAATAACCAACCTGGTAGACCCAAGGTGACGTTTGAAGGTAGCAGTGAGGATTACAAAGAAAACGATgcggttttgttttttgatggGGAGAAGTTTCGTTTGGAGAGAATGCATCGGGCTGTGAAGCAGCTGCGTCATGTTAGGACACCTGGTGAATCTGCTGCGGCTTCTCAGGCTGCTGCGTCTGTCGAGCATCGGTTATCTCCTGTTGGTCGTGCTGCTAGATCTCCGCAAGTGAATAGAAGTTTGCGTCCAGATGTAGCT GTTGAGGTGGAAAGAATCGAAATTGGCAAGTCAGAGAACTCAG TTGAACCTGCCGTAGCTGGAAACGTATCCGCTATCTCTCCAGTGGAGGACAAGAACGATGATGGAGATGAGCATCGCGAGATTGATTTTGTAGAAATATTCGGCTCATTCACTCCAGAGAACGACAATGCAGAGAAAGAGAATGCTGACGGTGGAGAATATGTGGAAAACTTAAACAAGCAGCTTAGCATCACGGAAGAAGAGATTGCAGACGTAGATGATGATAGTGGCGGTGAAGGAGAAAAGGGTCTTAACGCAGCAGAAGCACTTAGAGCACAAGTGAACCAGGAACAAAAGGGTCAAACCTCAAGCTCAAGCAGTAGCAGTGGAAGCAGCAGCGGAAGTGACAGCGATGGTCGTAGCAAAAGTGTAAGCAGCGGAAGCGGCAGTGGCGGCCAGAGTAGCAGCGGAAGCAGTAGCCGTGGAAGTGGAGGTAgtgacgatgaagatgaagtcAACTCtgtgtaa
- the LOC104701765 gene encoding protein PIN-LIKES 2-like, with protein MTGFSSELSSGGNVDTRAMDILSGIVPLMKLICLTVIGLLLAHPKTQLVPRATFRLLSKLVFALFLPCLIFTELGESITLDNIVRWWFIPVNVLLSAVIGSFIGYLVVLICRPPPEFTRFTIVMTAFGNTGNLLLAIVSSVCHTKSNPFGPSCHSRGVSYVSFAQWVAVILVYTVVYHMMEPPLEYYEVVDEEGVEIEEINVENHDVSRPLLVEAEWPGIEENETEHCKTPFIARVYNSISSVSQASLPEIHLGGETGGESPSPRSLQCLAEPRVMRRIRVVAEQTPVKHILQPPTIASLLAIIIGSVPQLKSVVFGYDAPLSFITDSLNIMASAMVPSVMLVLGGMLSEGPKESTLGLRTTIGITVARLLVLPIVGIGVVMSADKLGLISSADPMFKFVLLLQYSTPSAILLGAIASLRGYAVREASALLFWQHIFALLSLTFYIVIFFKLTVDNTIQGMP; from the coding sequence ATGACAGGTTTCTCCAGTGAATTATCATCTGGGGGAAATGTTGATACTAGGGCTATGGATATTCTCAGTGGTATTGTGCCTTTGATGAAGCTTATCTGTTTAACCGTAATAGGTCTGCTTCTTGCGCATCCCAAGACTCAATTAGTCCCTAGAGCCACGTTTAGGCTATTGAGCAAGCTTGTGTTTGCTTTGTTCTTGCCTTGTTTGATCTTTACTGAGCTTGGTGAAAGCATTACCTTAGATAACATTGTTCGTTGGTGGTTTATACCGGTCAATGTGTTACTCAGTGCGGTCATAGGGTCTTTCATAGGATACTTGGTTGTCCTTATATGTCGGCCTCCTCCAGAGTTTACTAGGTTTACTATAGTTATGACTGCTTTTGGAAATACTGGGAATCTTTTGTTGGCTATTGTTAGCTCGGTGTGTCACACAAAGAGCAACCCTTTTGGACCGAGTTGCCACTCGAGAGGGGTTTCATATGTATCGTTTGCGCAATGGGTTGCTGTGATACTTGTGTATACTGTTGTGTATCACATGATGGAACCGCCTTTGGAGTATTATGAGGTTGTTGATGAAGAAGGGGTTGAAATAGAGGAGATCAATGTCGAGAATCATGATGTTAGTAGGCCTCTTCTAGTGGAAGCTGAATGGCCAGGGATTGAGGAAAACGAGACAGAACACTGTAAGACCCCTTTCATTGCCAGGGTGTACAACAGCATATCTAGTGTCTCCCAGGCTTCTTTGCCTGAAATTCATCTCGGGGGAGAAACGGGTGGCGAGAGTCCCAGCCCGAGGTCTCTTCAGTGTTTGGCTGAGCCGAGAGTAATGAGGAGAATAAGAGTCGTGGCTGAACAGACTCCAGTCAAACACATACTCCAACCTCCAACAATCGCATCCCTATTAGCGATCATCATCGGATCAGTGCCTCAGCTGAAGAGTGTTGTCTTTGGTTACGATGCTCCACTTTCTTTCATCACAGATAGTTTGAATATAATGGCGAGCGCGATGGTTCCATCTGTGATGCTTGTCCTTGGTGGTATGCTCTCTGAAGGACCGAAAGAATCAACTCTTGGGTTACGTACTACGATAGGGATAACTGTTGCAAGACTCCTGGTGCTTCCTATAGTGGGAATAGGGGTTGTAATGTCAGCTGATAAACTCGGTCTCATATCCTCAGCAGATCCGATGTTCAAGTTTGTGCTTCTTTTGCAGTATTCGACTCCGAGTGCCATTTTACTTGGAGCCATCGCGAGTCTAAGGGGTTACGCGGTGAGAGAGGCCTCGGCGCTTCTATTTTGGCAGCACATCTTTGCTCTGTTGTCTCTTACGTTCTatattgtcatcttcttcaaacTCACCGTTGATAACACTATCCAAGGTATGCCATAA
- the LOC104701766 gene encoding probable ribose-5-phosphate isomerase 1: protein MGSAFDPNVTTTEEPAIVDSPPLSNLTQEELKRIAGYKAVEFVESGMVIGLGTGSTAKYAVARISELLREGKLKDIIGIPTSTTTHQQAVSLGIPLSDLDSHPVVDLSIDGADEVDPALNLVKGRGGSLLREKMIEGASKKFVVIVDESKLVKYIGGSGLAVPVEVVPFCCDFTRGKLEELFKEAGCKAKLRMKKSGSNGGGDAAPAVTDNGNYVVDLYLERDIGDLEAASKEILRFPGVVEHGMFLGMATTLIVAGKFGVTVKDRFG from the coding sequence ATGGGTTCTGCGTTCGATCCCAATGTCACGACCACCGAGGAACCCGCCATCGTCGACTCGCCGCCGCTCTCAAACCTCACGCAAGAAGAACTCAAGAGAATCGCCGGATACAAGGCCGTCGAATTCGTCGAATCTGGAATGGTCATCGGTCTCGGGACTGGCTCGACCGCTAAATACGCCGTGGCTCGTATCAGCGAGCTTCTCCGGGAAGGAAAACTAAAGGATATAATCGGAATCCCTACTTCAACCACAACTCACCAGCAGGCGGTGTCGCTGGGGATTCCGTTATCCGATCTAGATTCGCACCCAGTCGTAGATCTATCAATCGACGGCGCCGACGAAGTCGATCCTGCTCTGAATCTGGTGAAAGGACGCGGCGGATCGCTTTTGAGGGAGAAGATGATTGAAGGAGCGTCTAAAAAGTTCGTTGTGATTGTCGACGAATCGAAGCTTGTCAAGTACATCGGAGGAAGCGGACTCGCCGTACCGGTGGAGGTTGTTCCGTTCTGCTGCGATTTCACAAGGGGGAAACTCGAGGAGCTTTTTAAGGAAGCGGGATGTAAAGCGAAGCTTAGGATGAAGAAGAGCGGATCTAACGGCGGCGGAGATGCGGCGCCGGCTGTGACGGATAATGGGAATTACGTCGTGGATTTGTATTTGGAGAGAGATATCGGAGATTTAGAGGCGGCGAGTAAGGAGATACTGAGGTTTCCCGGAGTAGTGGAGCATGGGATGTTTCTGGGGATGGCGACTACGTTGATCGTCGCCGGAAAATTCGGTGTTACCGTCAAGGATAGGTTTGGGTAA